The DNA segment ACTGAGCACGCGGTTGCGGATGGTCAGTTTGCCGATCTGGATCGGCGCAAACATTGCTTCGAAAGCCATGGCACGGTCCTCGGCTTACAACGGCTTGACGGTGAACAAGCCGTCATCGTGGCCCTCTTCGGAGCCTCCGTAGACTTGTTCGGCGACAGTGCGGATCTGGCTGCCGCGCGCTTGCAGAATCTGGTCCATGGCGCCGGCAAACCAGCCGGTGAACATGTAGTCCACTTTGCGCCCGACCTTGCCGTACACATACACAAAGGCCGAGTGTTCGAGCTTGACGCTGGCAGTGCCTTTGTCGAGGTCGATGTCCTGGATCTTGAACAGGCCCCAGCCGCGCTGCGACAGGCGCTTCATGTAGTGCTCGAACACCGCGACGCCTTCCAGGCCGTGGCATTCGGCTTCTTTTTCACACCAGTGCCAGGCCGACTTGTAGCCGGCCTTGTAGAGGATTTCGGCGTAGGCTTCAGCGCCCAGCACTTCCTCGATGCCCATATGGTTGTTGACGAAGAAATGGCGCGGCACGTACAGCATCGGCAGGGCGTCGGAGGTCCAGACACCGGTTTCGCTGTCGACTTCGATAGGCAATTGCGGGGCGATCTTGGCCATGGAAACTTAACTCCAGAAAATTCTTGGTAATGCCCCGGCGCGAATGGCCGGGGGAGAAAAAACGATGGCTTATTCGCCCCAGACGTCTTTCAACACGTTGACCCAGTTTTCACCCATGATCTTGCGCACCACGCGTTCGCTGTGGCCGCGCTTGAGCAGGGTCTCGGTCAGGTTGGGGAACTCGCCCACGGTACGAATGCCCAGCGGGTTGATGATTTTGCCGAAGCTGGTCAGGCGGCGGGCGTAGCCCTTGTCATGGGTCAGCATTTCGAAGAAATCCTGGCCATGGCCCTGGGTAAAGTCGGTACCGATGCCGATGGCGTCTTCGCCAACAATGTTCATGGTGTACTCGATGGCTTCGGCGTAGTCGTCGATGGTCGAGTCAATGCCCTTGGCCAGGAACGGCGCAAACATGGTCACGCCGACAAAACCACCGTGGTCGGCAATGAATTTGAGTTCTGCATCGGATTTGTTGCGCGGGTGCTCTTTGAGCCCGGACGGCAGGCAGTGGGAGTAGCACACCGGTTTTTTCGATTCGAGGATGACTTCTTCGGATGTCTTGGAGCCGACGTGGGACAGGTCGCACATGATGCCGACACGGTTCATCTCGCCGACGATTTCACGCCCGAAGCCCGACAGGCCGCCGTCGCGCTCGTAGCAGCCGGTACCCACCAGGTTCTGGGTGTTGTAGCACATCTGCACCACACCGACGCCGAGCTGCTTGAAGATCTCGACATAGCCGAGTTGGTCTTCAAAGGCATGGGCATTCTGGAAGCCGAAGATGATGCCGGTCTTGCCCTGCTCCTTGGCGCGGCGGATATCGGCGGTGGTCTTCACCGGGATCACCAGGTCGCTGTTCTCGCGGATCAGGGTCTGGCTGGCCACGATGTTATTGATCGTGGCCTGGAAGCCTTCCCACACCGAAACCGTGCAGTTGGCGGCGGTCAGGCCACCCTTGCGCATGTCCTCGAACAGGTCGCGGTTCCACTTGGCAATGATCAGCCCGTCGATAACGATGCTGTCGGCGTGCAGTTCGGCTGGGCTCATCAGGCGTCCCCTTATTGGCGATTCATGCGCCGAATCGTCTGCCGGCGCTTTGGGGCCAGCATATGCCCAGGGGCTGACGGAGCCGGGTGCAAAAACGACAGGGGAATTGCCGAAAGCGTCAATCCACGACAAAGGGTGCACGGACGTGTCTGTCCTGCATCTGTTCTTTGGCCTACGCTTGAGCCAGAATTCGACCCATCCCCTGACATGAGAAGGCGCAATGAAACCGATTTTCCTGGCTTTGGTACTCCTCGCCACCGGCGTCCACGCGGCTGAAGACACCGACAGCACGCCGTGTGATGGCATCGAAAACGACAAACAGACCCTGGAATGCGCCTCCTACAACAAAACCACCGCCGAACAGCTGCTCAAGGATAACTACCAGAGCTTGCTGGAACGCATGGGCACTACCTACGCCAGCAACAAGGCACAGTTGGCAGACATCACCGCTCGTCTGAAGGATGCCCAGCAGAAGTGGGAAAAGTTACGGGATGCTGATTGCGCGGTGGATACCTTCCCGGCAGTGACCGGCACCCAGGCCTATGCCATTGCGCAGAATGACTGCCTGGCGCGGATGAGTGATGAGCGGTCGGAGTTTTTGGAGTCGATTGCCCAGGAATAAGCGACAATCGCGCCCATCCTTTTCTCTGAAACAAGGCTATCCATGACTCTCTGCGGCATCGAAATCAAAGGCAGCGAAGCCATTATCGCCGTTGCCGCCCAGGACCTGACCCACGTCGCCCTGGCCACCAAGAAAATCGCCCTCGAGGACGATGACGAGGCCGCCAACGTCAAAGCCTTTGCCCGCCAGGTGGCCGCGTTTGTGCGCGACAACGGCATCACCCGTATCGCGATCAAGAAACGCAGCAAGAAAGGCGAATTCGCCGGCGGCCCGACCACGTTCAAGATTGAAGGGGTATTGCAGTTGCTGGACGGCGTTGAAGTGACGCTGCTGTCGCCGCAGACCATCAATGCGCAGAACAAGAAGCATGACTTTGCATTGCCGGCGACGCTGAACAAGTATCAGCATGAGGCGTTTAAAGCCGCGTGCTCGGCCTTGGTAAAAAAATAAGCCCCACCACACATCCCATGAGGGAGCTGGCTTGCCTGCTCCCTCATGGGGTCGGCATATGCCCAGTAGACTTACACCACCTCCCGCCGCCGATCCTCCCGCGGGCACTTGGCAAACCGCGCCCGGTAGCTGCGGGTGAAATACGACGGCGACTCAAACCCACAGGCAATGCTCACTTCCAGCACGCTCATGCCGCTCTGGCGCAATAACTGCCGGGCTTTTTCCAGGCGCAGGCCGAGGTAGAAGTTGCTCGGGGTGTCGTTCAGGTGCAGGCGGAACAGGCGCTCCAGCTGTCGCCGCGTAACCTTGATCATCTGCGCCAGCACCAGGGTGCTCAGGGGTGGCTCGGTATGTAGCTCCATCTCGCCAATCACCTGCACCAGCTTCTGGTTGTTGATGCCGTAGCGCGTGGCGATCTGCATGCGCTGGTGGTCTTTGCGCGGGCGGATGCGGCCCAGCACGAATTGCTCGGAAACCCGGATCGCCAGCTCCGGGCCGTGGGCCTGGCTGATCAGGTCGAGCATCAGGTCGATGGACGCGGTACCGCCGGCACAGGTGATACGCCGGCGGTCGATCTCGAACAGTTCCTGAGTCACCGTCAGCGCCGGATAGGACTCTTTGAACGCGTCGATGGCCTCCCAGTGCAGGGTCAGGCGGTAGCCATCAAGCAGGCCGGCCTGGGCCAGGACGAAGCTGCCGGTGTCGATGGCGCCCAGGGTCACGCCGTCGTGGTCGAGACGACGCAGCCAGTGCTCCAGGGCCTGAGTGGCGAATTCCAGCGGTTCGAAGCCGGCCACCACCAGTAGGGTCGCACCTTTTTTCAGGGGCTCCAGGCCGGCGTCGGCATTGACCGACATGCCATTGCTCGCCAACACCGCGCCGCCGTCCGCGCTCAATACGTGCCAGCGATACAGTTCACCGCGAAAGCGGTTGGCCACGCGCAGCGGTTCGATGGCGGAAATAAAGCCGATGGCGGAGAACCCCGGCATCAGCAGGAAGTAGAAATCCTGGGACATGGTGCGCACTCGTGAGACGGGTAGCGTGGTCTGTGATACGCCAGTTCCATCGCCCATTCAAGGGCACAAGGTCGCTGCAGTGCAAAAGTGGGTCGCCGCCGTGCGTTTTACCGGGCAGCAAGCTGGGTAACTTGGCTGCACGGCGCACAAAGACGCCGGAACCCACAATAACGACCTGCCGAGGGATCCATCATGAACCGACTGATCAGCCGCTGCGTGCTCGCACTCGGCGCCGTGTTGAGCACCAGCGTGTGGGCCGCCGATGCCGCCTCCTGTAAAAACGTGCGCATGGGCGTGGTGAACTGGACCGACGTGATCGCCACCAGCGCCATGACCCAGGTGCTGCTCGACGGCCTGGGCTACAGCACCAAGCAAACCAGCGCGTCCCAGCAAATCATCTTCTCCGGCATTCGCGACCAGCGCCTGGACCTGTTCCTCGGTTACTGGAACCCGCTGATGACCCAGACCATCACACCTTTCGTCGACGCCGGGCAGGTCAAAGTCCTCGACGCGCCCAGCCTCAAGGACGCCCGCGCGACCCTCGCGGTGCCGACCTATCTGGCAGACAAGGGCCTGAAAACCTTCGCCGACATTGCCAAGTTCCAGAAAGAGCTGGGCGGCAAGATCTACGGCATCGAGCCCGGCTCGGGGGCCAATACCCAGATCAAGGCGATGATCGCCAAGAACCAGTTCGGCCTGGGCAAATTCCAACTGGTGGAGTCCAGCGAGGCCGGCATGCTCGCCGCCGTGGACCGCGCCGTGCGTCGCAAGGAAGCGGTGGTGTTTTTCGGCTGGGCGCCGCACCCGATGAACGTCAATGTGCAGATGACCTATCTGTCCGGCAGCGAGGACGCCCTGGGCCCCAACGAAGGTATGGCCACGGTCTGGACCGTCACCACCCCGACCTACGCCGAGCAATGCCCGAATGTGCACAAGCTGCTGACCAACCTGACCTTCACCGCCGCCGACGAGAGCCGGATGATGCAGCCGCTGCTGGAGCACAAGGATGCGTTCGAGTCCGCCAGGCAGTGGCTCAAGGATCACCCCCAGGACCAGCAGCGCTGGCTGGAAGGTGTGACCACCTTCGATGGCAAGCCGGCTGCGCAAAACCTGCAACTGAGCAGTAAATAACCTCTTTCAAATCACCGCTTCGCAGCTGATACCGGCTGCGAACGGCATCACTACGCCCGCCTGTAAGGAACCTGCCCCATGAACCACGACGTCATCATCACCTGCGCACTCACCGGTGCTGGCGACACGACCGCCAGAAGCCCCCACGTGCCGGTCACCCCCAAGCAAATCGCTGCAGCAGCAGTAGAAGCGGCCAAAGCCGGCGCCACCGTGGTGCATTGCCATGTGCGCGACCCGCACACCGGCAAATTCAGCCGCGACGTAGCGCTGTACCGCGAACTGATGGAGCGCATCCGCGAGGCGGACATCGACATCATCGTCAACCTCACCGCCGGCATGGGCGGCGACCTGGAAATCGGCGGCGGCGAGCACCCCATGGAGTTCGGCCCCAACACCGACCTGGTCGGCCCATTGACCCGCCTGGCCCACGTCGAAGCGCTGCTGCCGGAAATCTGCACCCTGGACTGCGGCACCCTGAACTTCGGCGATGGTGACACCATTTATGTGTCCACCCCGGCCCAGTTGCGTGCGGGTGCCAAGCGCATCCAGGAACTGGGAGTGAAGGCCGAGCTGGAGATTTTCGATACCGGCCACCTGTGGTTCGCCAAGCAGATGATCAAGGAAGGCTTGCTCGATGACCCGTTGTTCCAACTGTGCCTGGGCATCCCCTGGGGCGCGCCGGCCGACACCACCACCATGAAAGCCATGGTCGACAACCTGCCTGCCGACGCGGTGTGGGCCGGCTTTGGCATCGGCCGCATGCAAATGCCGATGGCGGCGCAGGCGGTGCTGCTGGGCGGCAATGTGCGGGTCGGCCTGGAAGACAATTTGTGGCTGGACAAGGGCGTACTGGCGACCAATGGGCAACTGGTGGAGCGGGCCGGGGAGATCCTCAGCCGCCTGGGCGCGCGAGTGCTGACCCCGGCTGAAGGCCGAACCAAGATGGGCCTGACCAAACGCAGCTAATCCCCCTGCCGCAACCGGCTCCCACAATGAACCTCTTTAGCACTGGAAATTACCAAAATGAGCTTTATCACCGAAATCAAAACCTTCGCCGCCCTGGGCAGCGGTGTAATCGGCAGCGGCTGGGTGTCCCGCGCCCTCGCCCACGGCCTGGATGTGGTGGCCTGGGACCCGGCGCCCGGCGCCGAAGCCGCCCTGCGCAAGCGCGTCGCCAATGCCTGGGGCGCCCTGGAACAACAGGGCCTGGCGCCGGGCGCCTCCCAGGAGCGTCTGCGTTTTGTCGCGACCATCGAAGAATGCGTGCAAGACGCCGATTTCATCCAGGAAAGCGCCCCCGAACGCCTGGAACTGAAACTGGAACTGCACA comes from the Pseudomonas shahriarae genome and includes:
- a CDS encoding DUF5943 domain-containing protein, producing the protein MAKIAPQLPIEVDSETGVWTSDALPMLYVPRHFFVNNHMGIEEVLGAEAYAEILYKAGYKSAWHWCEKEAECHGLEGVAVFEHYMKRLSQRGWGLFKIQDIDLDKGTASVKLEHSAFVYVYGKVGRKVDYMFTGWFAGAMDQILQARGSQIRTVAEQVYGGSEEGHDDGLFTVKPL
- a CDS encoding dipeptidase, with amino-acid sequence MSPAELHADSIVIDGLIIAKWNRDLFEDMRKGGLTAANCTVSVWEGFQATINNIVASQTLIRENSDLVIPVKTTADIRRAKEQGKTGIIFGFQNAHAFEDQLGYVEIFKQLGVGVVQMCYNTQNLVGTGCYERDGGLSGFGREIVGEMNRVGIMCDLSHVGSKTSEEVILESKKPVCYSHCLPSGLKEHPRNKSDAELKFIADHGGFVGVTMFAPFLAKGIDSTIDDYAEAIEYTMNIVGEDAIGIGTDFTQGHGQDFFEMLTHDKGYARRLTSFGKIINPLGIRTVGEFPNLTETLLKRGHSERVVRKIMGENWVNVLKDVWGE
- a CDS encoding choline ABC transporter substrate-binding protein; this translates as MNRLISRCVLALGAVLSTSVWAADAASCKNVRMGVVNWTDVIATSAMTQVLLDGLGYSTKQTSASQQIIFSGIRDQRLDLFLGYWNPLMTQTITPFVDAGQVKVLDAPSLKDARATLAVPTYLADKGLKTFADIAKFQKELGGKIYGIEPGSGANTQIKAMIAKNQFGLGKFQLVESSEAGMLAAVDRAVRRKEAVVFFGWAPHPMNVNVQMTYLSGSEDALGPNEGMATVWTVTTPTYAEQCPNVHKLLTNLTFTAADESRMMQPLLEHKDAFESARQWLKDHPQDQQRWLEGVTTFDGKPAAQNLQLSSK
- a CDS encoding DUF3010 family protein yields the protein MTLCGIEIKGSEAIIAVAAQDLTHVALATKKIALEDDDEAANVKAFARQVAAFVRDNGITRIAIKKRSKKGEFAGGPTTFKIEGVLQLLDGVEVTLLSPQTINAQNKKHDFALPATLNKYQHEAFKAACSALVKK
- a CDS encoding lysozyme inhibitor LprI family protein; this translates as MKPIFLALVLLATGVHAAEDTDSTPCDGIENDKQTLECASYNKTTAEQLLKDNYQSLLERMGTTYASNKAQLADITARLKDAQQKWEKLRDADCAVDTFPAVTGTQAYAIAQNDCLARMSDERSEFLESIAQE
- a CDS encoding GlxA family transcriptional regulator is translated as MSQDFYFLLMPGFSAIGFISAIEPLRVANRFRGELYRWHVLSADGGAVLASNGMSVNADAGLEPLKKGATLLVVAGFEPLEFATQALEHWLRRLDHDGVTLGAIDTGSFVLAQAGLLDGYRLTLHWEAIDAFKESYPALTVTQELFEIDRRRITCAGGTASIDLMLDLISQAHGPELAIRVSEQFVLGRIRPRKDHQRMQIATRYGINNQKLVQVIGEMELHTEPPLSTLVLAQMIKVTRRQLERLFRLHLNDTPSNFYLGLRLEKARQLLRQSGMSVLEVSIACGFESPSYFTRSYRARFAKCPREDRRREVV
- a CDS encoding 3-keto-5-aminohexanoate cleavage protein, which codes for MNHDVIITCALTGAGDTTARSPHVPVTPKQIAAAAVEAAKAGATVVHCHVRDPHTGKFSRDVALYRELMERIREADIDIIVNLTAGMGGDLEIGGGEHPMEFGPNTDLVGPLTRLAHVEALLPEICTLDCGTLNFGDGDTIYVSTPAQLRAGAKRIQELGVKAELEIFDTGHLWFAKQMIKEGLLDDPLFQLCLGIPWGAPADTTTMKAMVDNLPADAVWAGFGIGRMQMPMAAQAVLLGGNVRVGLEDNLWLDKGVLATNGQLVERAGEILSRLGARVLTPAEGRTKMGLTKRS